GGGGGTGTTGGCCATAGGATGGAGGTTGGTGAGGATTGCCGTGGGTTTGGCTCAACTCCGCCAACCCGGGCAGCGAATGGGCACCCGGTTGAGCGGAAGGATGGTAAGGCGCTAATGAATTAACACAAGTCAGTCACCTTTGTAAGACGAGAAGATGTAAATATAGCAAATATAGCTGTAACGAGGTATTTCTAACCGGCTGGTGGAGGGAGGACAGGCCCAGAGGGCTGCGAAGACGGACCTTGCTGTGGGTTTGCGTTTTGGCTGTAAGGCAGAAAAAAGCAAGGTTAGCCATTGTCTTTTGATAAATGATAAAACAAATTCAGGACTCTTAATAACATACCCGAATGAGCCCAGTGGCCGAGGCGGTTGATTCATTTGATCCATGCCAGGGTGCGACGGGGGGCCACCTGAGTGCCAATTATCGTTCCCAGAGTTCATGATTTTCTGGCTGATGACAGGGCCCTGAAGCACCTGATACTGACAGTGACTTTCGAAGCACTCGGAAACAGAGCTGTCACTGTAGAAAAGAGGTAGAGAGCAGGTAACAacccaagctcaagctgcagGCTTCTATTCCTTTTCGCACGGATCAGTTTCTCTTCCCACTCATTTCACAGTAACATCACTGGATCTCGAGTCTGCCAGGCGCAGAAAAGACGAATTCCGGGTCAAATAAAGATCAAGTATACAGGACAAAATTGTCTCAAAGGAGACAaaggaggtggaggaagtATAACGACGTATCAAGCCAGCAAACAGCAGACTTACTGAGCGATGATGGTTGCGCGCGACCGATCACGGATAGCCTCCAAGAGAGAAGGCGGAGAGAGTTTGGCCGCATTAGTCTCAATACGGGTTAGCACCGAACTGCCGGAGTCTGGATTTTTCCGAGGTACCGGCCAATGTCATGATGTTCCCATAGGATGATACGCCGCAAGGATCATAATTGGTTGAATTCTGCAAGTTATGGAGCCTGAGGTTTTCGACGTCATTGACTTCCAGTGGTCCATCCCTTGTATATTTAAATTTGTGAATGAAAACTCCATCAATTCATTAGTTACTTATCTACTTGAGTAACACTAAGTGGACTCCAATACTAATTCAATCCCAGTCAGTTGACTATGAAATCTTTCTATCTCGTCCACTGCGACAGCGAGTCGTGAGAGAGAAACCCCCCCGATTCGACAAATGTACAGCTGCAGTTTAGGCACAGACAGTGAATGCAGGTAACATCAGAGAAGGGGAGATGGAAACATTCTGGGGCAGTAACCTGTGTCTTCTCGCTCTATGTGAAAATCCATGAAAAAACGCccctcccagctcctccctcAAGAATCCAACCAAACCACCAAAGTTGCCCGGGGAGCAATAGTATGAATGAGTGAGAAAAATATCTCATAGTAAGTAGCGGCCGCGCAGATGAAAAGACATGTAGAGGTACGCAATCAACCTTCGACCGACAGGCGGAAAACGGCAGGAAACAAAATGAATGTTCGGAATTGGGGTCCGTAGCTTGCCATTAGTTTCCGATTGCCCTGACACGCTGGTGTGACCCTTGCAGCTACAATTGGTCCTTCGGCTCGCTTTATAGCGCAGAGAAGACGAACAACTAAATTGGTATGGGTGTTAGCATCCTATATAAGAGCAGGATAGCTAGCTATGGGCAACACTCACGTTGTTTGTGGCGGCAATGGCGATGCTGTCCTCGAACGGATGCCAGCTCATATGTAGAATCTTCTTATTGAAATCGATTTGGTCTGCGTCGGTTTCCTTCTTCATGCGGCTGCCAGGACCAGCAGGACTGCTTGTTCGGGAGTTACTCTTCTTCCCGTTAGCACCCTTGTTCATCGGCGTTGGTACGCCAAccttctttgccttgaaGGCAGACTTGTCGGCCTGCAGCACGATCTCGGTCTCCTTGGCCGGATCGGTAGGGTAAATCATGAAGTTGTTGTTGTAGCTTCCGGTCATAACGTTCTCGGCATCTCCAGAGAAAACTACCTCAAACTTGTCAAAAATACTATCGTTTTCGTACGTGTCACACAAGCGGGGTCGTAGGTGTTCGTGTATGGGGATTGTCTTCAATGGTTGTCGTTCCATGTTGACGTCCCAAATCTTGACCGTCAAGTAGTCTCGTGACACAATGTACCGGCCATCGTGAGAAAACCTTACGTCGGATATCGAGGAGATGATttcggagaagaaggaacgTGAAGAGGCATCTTCCTCTTGTTCGAAGACTACATCACAGGTAAGGTTCATCAGTTGTTCTCTGACTCCGAAAAGGGCTGGGGAAAAGAAAtggggaaaaaaaagaaagaaacacaTACGTTTGTGGTGCGTATCGCACAGTGCCCGCTGCCGCATATCCGCGAGTTTGATGGTCCCCTTCGAGCTCGCGTACATGAACCAGTTGCAGCTTGTAGGGTGAAACTCCGCCGCTGTAATTACTTCTGTGAGCTCCTCCATGTTTGCCGGTTTGATATCAACAATGTTGAAGCTCTGGTCTTGAATATTCAAGTTCCACAGGTTGACCCGCAGATCATCACTGCTAATGAAGGTCTCCCCGTCACTGTTGACAGAGATGCTATTAATGTGATAAGCATGGGCGTTGGCGTAGGTTCGTCTAGGTACAGCAGCGACGACCGTATCATGATGTGTCATTCTTGGGAGTTTCAATGCTGAAGGGTCTTTGAAAGATACACGGGGTGCCCTGGGTgcccctccgccgccaacaccaccagGGGTTAACTCCGTGGAGAGGTTGTTCTCTGCAACGACTTTGAGAGATTTGTCAAACACCTTCCAAAGCTTGATTGTTTTGTCGTTTGTTGAAAGGAGAAAATGTGACGAATTTTGTCGCCGACACCATTTTATCTTGTTGATCTTCTCTTCGATCTCTAGGGATTTTAGATAATCAAATTCTGGCTCGTGTGACTGGAACTCGGTGTGGAATTTGTATTCGCAGGTTTTTTTCTGTTACAATGGTTAGCACCGTTTTATTCAAGTTACCGGCGTATGCAAAGGTGATAGTACCGTCTCATTTCTCTCAAATAGTACTACTCTCCCCCCTTTATCTCCTGTAGCCAGGTAGTTTCCAGTATGGTCAAACTCGACTGTAGAAATGATATCCGCTAACGAAAAAATATGAAGATTAGTTTCTAGGAGAAGATACCCCGAAGTTTGGAGCAATAAGCATACCTTCGGTAATGTCTTCCACATCGCCTTTATCGCCAAAACATCTATACACAACCATCAGTAACCCTTCCAAATATCGAACCTGAAATATATGGGATAGCACGGTGGGTCGATCGATCCCGTCCCCCAAAAAAACAGCCCGACAATCCCTTTATAAATTGTTTGGAACATAGATAAAGATACTGCCGATGCGAGGTGGACTCGAAGGGACCAGGGAGTGAGACTCACTGCGTGAATTTCCAGGTAGGTGTACCTGGGTCCCTGTCCACCATTTTCTTTCAATAACGGCCCTTCTTGGATAGTATGTTGGTGAGGAAGAAAGTAAATTTCAAAATCCAGAGCCTCGGATCTTGAAATACGGTAGTATAAGCGGGGTTCGTGGGGACCGGGTCGTAAACAAAGACGACAGGAATCGATCGGGTTCGGATGTGTGTGATTCGCGAACTGAAATGTGGCGAAGGAGATAGATAACTTCGATGGCGAAGGCGAATAGCTCTGGCAAACGAGCTTCGAGGGGAGATATGGAAGGATTAGAGAGCCAAATCGGGGGCAGGAGGTGGAACGAGCTCTCAACAACGAACAGAGCCGAATAGGGCTAATCAGTTAGTTGCAGGCTAGCGAATGCAGATGATTAACAGCCTGAGCTGACAAGGCTCGAAGAGAAGGAGTTGTTGGTAGAGGGAATAATTTTTTTTCGTCTTCTGGTGATCCTTTTGGGTGGTGAAGATGGCTACAGCCAGTATTAATTCGCCGTAAAACAGACGAACAAACAGCGACGGCAACAACCACGGTCTTCAGCAACAGATGATGGAACCTGTCGATGAGCAGAACGAGCGTGGGCGTTGttcggggttggaggggTGTGGATGATGACGGGGATGGTGGAATCCTGAGGTGAGGCGGTTTGGAAAGACCCgttgcggtggtggtggggagAAAGTCGTGGTCTCGGAGTGGTAGACTGGCAGTGGCTGCCCGTAAACCCAACCGCCAGAGTGGGCGCTGACATCAACCATCTTCGTCACTCCAGCACCTCGCCCGGTCTATTGAGCCTGAGGACTACGGAGTAAGGCGGGGAGTCTTGAACATACATAGCTTTCCGGTGTTCCCAGAAATATAATACTACACAATTACTCCGTAGATCTTGCTTTCCACCCCAAACCCCGTCCCGTCAGTACCTGATGTAGCACCCCACGCTGTTCACAAAACCCGACCGACTTTCTATGAGTGCGCCGTTCGCATGCTATGATGACTGGCCTGCGTACACCTGGCTCGCCGCGACCTTGATCTTGAGTTGAACACACTGCTCTAATTGACGATAGTATCAATTGTAACCCAAAAATCCTTTGATTGTAGTTCGACGTACATAGTATTCTTCACATGCTCTTCTTGTACCATTCCTACTCATTCCGGTCCCTCTGACCCGAACCGTAATAGCTGTCGTTCAAGCTACCGGCAAGACTCGACTTTGTACCTCGCTCCTCCTTGCTCTTACCAGTCTCCAAGCTTCTTTAGAAGGATTCTGCTAGCTCTGCCGCTCCTTCATAGCCTTCCGCTCCTGGCGGTGCCGCTCCGACCAGACCGACCGACTCCCCACCCAGCTCATCCAAGCCATGTCCGATCACCAGAAGCGGGGTAGCTCTGACAATAGTGGCCGTCCAAATACACAACAGAAGCCCAGCAACAATAGCGACAACACCCCTACGGACTCTGAAAATGGCTACCAAAATCAACAATCTCTAGCATCACGGATTCAGAATTCAGCTTCGGGACTTGCCCGGAATGCATTCCTctcgtctgcttcctccGGTGATACCGCGCATCTGCTCTCAGACAGTAGCAAGGCtacatcatcttcatcctcgtcagccTTAGCAGCCGCGGAACATTACGGAGAAACAATTGgcccttcctcatcctcatcgcgcGACCAGCCTTTCCACCGGCCTGCGGAAACCTTCAAATCATCTTCCACGACGCAATCCGGAGGGGTTGAGATACCTGCGCTCACGGAAGATGAATTCCAGAACACATACGGTGGAGACCTGGCCGGGACGATTGATGATTTTGATAAAGGCAAGGGGAAGGGCaaaggaagagggcgagatTTAGGGCCTGATTTTACAAGCTACCATGATGACACAACAGCGACGCCAACCTTAGTTCCATCCGACGGCGAGGCCGTAATCTCGATTCTTAGCGATCAAAACTTCGATCCGGATTTCCCTCCCACTGCGAACGAGCCTCCAGAATACCTTGAAACAGAACTATTGCCCTCTCACCTCACCCCAGACGAGGTCCAAATGATCGAGTCGTTCCGACGCCAGTTACCCGAGTCAACAGGACCCCAGAACAACACCGATCAACCTCGCCAACTTAATCCCCTCAGCCTCGTCCCAGATATTGGGTCATTCCTAGATACAGTTCCTGCGGCCTCAGCGACAGATCCGAGTACGAGTCAGGCGACGTCCCTCCGAGACACGGTTTTGACAAGTCTGCCTGGCGCTGCGGACTGGATCTCCGTGGAGGAAAAATACCACGACGAGGTCTGGGGCTACTTACGACCTACATTGGAGGCGGCTGCCAAGGAAATAGAGTCCAATAAGGATGCTTCCAGCACCGAAGACGGGCCTGCTGTTCGACGACTGAAGATGATTCTGAGCCATATGCAGCATTGATACCTGAACTTGTCAACACAACTTATGTCTGCTTATGTCCTCTGTGACCACTAGTACTATGTATACAATACCCCGTGTAAGTGAAAATAGATTATTTGGACCATTTAGGTATATGGACATCATCGGACATCTAATCTAATCTTTAATCTTAATGTTCCCGAGATCCCGTCATAGTAGAGTTTCGTCCGAGAAGGGCGGCTGCTTGCATAGCCGAGGCAGGCAACATCATGGAATTAGTTCGCATTGAGTGACACTGCCAAGTAAGATTCGATGTCGAAGCaagaagcaagaagcaagaagcaaGTAGAATACTACACAAGGAAAGCTAAATAGTAGATGTGAAGAAAAGTAGATTGTATCTTACAGAGAAACATAGCTAGTATCATGACAAAACCAAGACATCACAGAGTAGgtagaaaaaagaaaagggtATGTATCCAAGTAGTCATTGTAgggttttcttcttttttttatgaTATGCCCGATCTATCCATGCTTTAATATTCAAGACTAGGAGTTTGACCCTTCACCCGGCCGATAACGATGTGAGGAGCATATTTAGGAATgacttcgtcgtcgtggAGCATCTCAAATTCTGCATGTTTCGTCAGCGCTGTATTCTATATCATATAAGTGGGTTGTGGGTGTTTACCTTCTGTCGCATCACGCCCCATGAAGTTGAACAGGGCGTTGGCGCCACCGGGGTGCTCATCCAGCCAGTTGGTCACATCAAGAATGATGCCCTTGACGACGATCCACATGTCCTCCTTTGTGTTGTGCTTGgcaacctcctccatcgaGTACTCAGTCTCGGGGATGGAGAACTTCTTGGGCTTAGTCGTCGGCTTGGATGTCTCAGCAGGCGCATCAGCATTAGCGGGGAGAGCTGCCGTTGAGGCAGCGGGGGTAGTACCGGTCGAAGCCTGAGCACCATTCCATTCAACAGAGATCTTGCCAGGGGTAGCGGGGTCAATGTGCAGCGAGATTTGGCCCAGACGCTGCTGGGCGGAAGAAGCACCGCCAGtgatgagcttcttgaaaAGGTGCTGGCTAGCACTGTCACCAGCCACGCGACCGTAGACGACACAACCAAGCAGAGAAGAACCACCGAGACGGTTGGCACCGTGAACACCACCTGCAAGTTCACCGCAAGCATAGAGGCCATCGAAAGGCTTCTGTTCAGAGTTAAGAACCTCGGCGCGCTCGTTGATCTCGATACCACCCATGGTGAAGTGCAGCACGGGCTCCATGAGGGCAACGTGGAATTCGTCATCAACGTTGAAagggaggttgtggaagaagcgcTTGTTCCAGggatccttcttcttgccatcAGCAATGGCATTGTAGTCATCAAAGGTCTTTTGGAGGGCAGCTTCGCCACAGCCAATCTCCTTAGCAAGCTCCTTGCCGctgatcttcttcatcagacCACGGCCAGAGTAGTGGCGGGTGTGGAAGTCAAGAACCTTGGAGGCCTTGCTGTTAAGGACCAGGCGGATGGGCCACttgcccttctccttctccttccacatCTGGCCGGAGACATAGTCACGGTGGCCAAGCTCATCAGAGAATCGCTGGCCGTCAGAGTTAAGGAGAAGACCACCCTCACCACGGAGGGCCTCGGCGGCAAGGAACTTGAACTTGGCGGTAGGGTCCTTAGGGTCAACGAGACCTGTAGGGTGGACCTGGACCTTGTCCATGTCAATGCCGTTGGCACCAAtggacatcaacatcttTTGGCCATCACCGGTGGCGTGAGTGCCGTTAGTGCTGGACAGTGCGAATGTGTCGGGACGGTGTTGCTGGAGGAGTGATGAGTCGCCGAAATCAGCAGCATAACCGCCAGTAgccaacaccaccacaccGTCCGCGGACTTGGTCTCGCCATCCGCCTCGAATGTGACGCCAGTAGCAGTGTTACCATCCTTGTTAATTGAAGTGACACGGGCCTTCTTGATGATTTGCACGCGGTCGGGCTCAGCCTCGGAGATTTCCTCTAGGCGTTGCATGAGAGCGTATGTGATGGCCATACCAGGGAACTTGGCATCGTGACCACGGTGGGTTCGGGGCTGGGTGTGGCCACTTCGAGGGTCAGCATGCAACGCTACTATAAATCGCTTGGGCAGAAATCAGCGCATGACTTACCCGAGACGAGAGACGAGAGTGAGATCGAGGTTGAAGACATCCTGCAGCCACTCGACGGCG
Above is a window of Aspergillus puulaauensis MK2 DNA, chromosome 2, nearly complete sequence DNA encoding:
- the osm1 gene encoding putative fumarate reductase Osm1 (COG:C;~EggNog:ENOG410PG2C;~InterPro:IPR036188,IPR003953,IPR001199,IPR027477, IPR036400,IPR010960;~PFAM:PF07992,PF00173,PF01266,PF13450,PF00890;~go_function: GO:0000104 - succinate dehydrogenase activity [Evidence IEA];~go_process: GO:0055114 - oxidation-reduction process [Evidence IEA]) — encoded protein: MAPRVIIVGGGLSGLSAAHTVYLNGGNVLVLDKQAFFGGNSTKATSGINGALTRTQVDLGIQDSVKQFYDDTLKSARDKARPDLIKVLTYQSASAVEWLQDVFNLDLTLVSRLGGHTQPRTHRGHDAKFPGMAITYALMQRLEEISEAEPDRVQIIKKARVTSINKDGNTATGVTFEADGETKSADGVVVLATGGYAADFGDSSLLQQHRPDTFALSSTNGTHATGDGQKMLMSIGANGIDMDKVQVHPTGLVDPKDPTAKFKFLAAEALRGEGGLLLNSDGQRFSDELGHRDYVSGQMWKEKEKGKWPIRLVLNSKASKVLDFHTRHYSGRGLMKKISGKELAKEIGCGEAALQKTFDDYNAIADGKKKDPWNKRFFHNLPFNVDDEFHVALMEPVLHFTMGGIEINERAEVLNSEQKPFDGLYACGELAGGVHGANRLGGSSLLGCVVYGRVAGDSASQHLFKKLITGGASSAQQRLGQISLHIDPATPGKISVEWNGAQASTGTTPAASTAALPANADAPAETSKPTTKPKKFSIPETEYSMEEVAKHNTKEDMWIVVKGIILDVTNWLDEHPGGANALFNFMGRDATEEFEMLHDDEVIPKYAPHIVIGRVKGQTPSLEY
- a CDS encoding uncharacterized protein (COG:S;~EggNog:ENOG410PY8A) is translated as MSDHQKRGSSDNSGRPNTQQKPSNNSDNTPTDSENGYQNQQSLASRIQNSASGLARNAFLSSASSGDTAHLLSDSSKATSSSSSSALAAAEHYGETIGPSSSSSRDQPFHRPAETFKSSSTTQSGGVEIPALTEDEFQNTYGGDLAGTIDDFDKGKGKGKGRGRDLGPDFTSYHDDTTATPTLVPSDGEAVISILSDQNFDPDFPPTANEPPEYLETELLPSHLTPDEVQMIESFRRQLPESTGPQNNTDQPRQLNPLSLVPDIGSFLDTVPAASATDPSTSQATSLRDTVLTSLPGAADWISVEEKYHDEVWGYLRPTLEAAAKEIESNKDASSTEDGPAVRRLKMILSHMQH
- the CDC55 gene encoding protein phosphatase 2A regulatory subunit CDC55 (BUSCO:EOG09261MG9;~COG:T;~EggNog:ENOG410PHQV;~InterPro:IPR036322,IPR018067,IPR000009,IPR001680, IPR019775;~PFAM:PF00400;~go_component: GO:0000159 - protein phosphatase type 2A complex [Evidence IEA];~go_function: GO:0005515 - protein binding [Evidence IEA];~go_function: GO:0019888 - protein phosphatase regulator activity [Evidence IEA]) translates to MVDRDPGTPTWKFTQCFGDKGDVEDITEADIISTVEFDHTGNYLATGDKGGRVVLFERNETKKTCEYKFHTEFQSHEPEFDYLKSLEIEEKINKIKWCRRQNSSHFLLSTNDKTIKLWKVFDKSLKVVAENNLSTELTPGGVGGGGAPRAPRVSFKDPSALKLPRMTHHDTVVAAVPRRTYANAHAYHINSISVNSDGETFISSDDLRVNLWNLNIQDQSFNIVDIKPANMEELTEVITAAEFHPTSCNWFMYASSKGTIKLADMRQRALCDTHHKRMCFFLFFPHFFSPALFGVREQLMNLTCDVVFEQEEDASSRSFFSEIISSISDVRFSHDGRYIVSRDYLTVKIWDVNMERQPLKTIPIHEHLRPRLCDTYENDSIFDKFEVVFSGDAENVMTGSYNNNFMIYPTDPAKETEIVLQADKSAFKAKKVGVPTPMNKGANGKKSNSRTSSPAGPGSRMKKETDADQIDFNKKILHMSWHPFEDSIAIAATNNLFVFSAL